The genomic region ATTATGTTGTGCACATGTTTCCCTCTCCTCCCTCATGCACTTGTCGATATTAGACATTGGCAGGTGTTCTCCTTGCTGCAATCCTTCATCTCCACGTGCCAAGCTTGTCTTCTCTTCAAATCTTAGCATACACACATGCAAAGACTTAGGCAGTATAAAATTCTCATTAACACAAATCTTAGATTCAAATAAGAGTAAATTCACCAGTTGTTCTAGTAGTTTTGCACGTGCTCTTGCAATTGGTCAAATTTTGATTTCCTTGGACTTGTCGTGTGTAGTAACATCATAAATGGAAAAGGATGGTAAAAACTAGGGATGTCCTCATCAATTCTTGTAAACATTATCAACAATCAATTAAAGCCTAGCTACCTTTGGTAAAAAAACTAAACAAGCGGACACACAGTTGCGGTAACCTGAAAGCTTTGTGTTTTTTCCATTCATTCATTTTTCTAACCATTTTATTTCTTACATAAACCGTGCGGCCAAATCACAAATCATTTTTACCGTTGCATTTCTCGTCTCGGGATCTTTAAAACTAGGTCCCATGTTAATAGAATTAAAAAAAAGAAATTGAAAAACCTAGAAAATAGAGAAAAATCAAAATAAACACGAGAAAATGAAAACCAGAAGAAAAAATTCAAAATACGAAAAAAACCAAAAACTAGAAGCACATCAGTGTTTTTCACTTTTTGGGGAAGCACGGCTACGCTTCCACGTGAAGCACGTATGTGCTTTTCCGTGAAGCACAACTAGGAAGCACGGTTGTACCTTACCATGAAGTACAACTACATTTTTTACACAGCGTGTTTCATGCGAAGTAAAAGGTAAAAAAAAGACAAAcctaaaaaaacaagcaaaatccAAACCCCCCGAGGGAAACCAAAACATGTGCAATAAAAATGTTCTCGTGAAGTGTGCCTATCACGCGACATGTGACCATACTGGGGCACACCATGTGGCGACTGGCCCCCTACGCATGTCCGCTGGGCAGGGGTTGAAAGGGTACCAGCTAGATAGTTGCTCCTCAAAGTCTAAGAGCGATTCTATGTAGGATGGTTGCCAAGGGTTTGCAACAATGTTGCTCCTGTATTAGCAGCCCATGGTGCATTATGAGTGAGGGAGAATCCAGACAATGATTCTCTCAAATCTCTAACTTTGTATTTGCAATTGTAATCAGTGATTTTACTGGGCAGACTCTTGTACAATCGGCCACGAGCTCTGATGAGAGATCACTTTCTACCAGGTTGTAACTTCCCACCATGTTTTTCGACAATGCTTTCGCATGACAGAGTGACTATTCCATCAAATTAATAATGACATGAAAGCCGTTGAACCTTTTTTCCAACAAAGGAGAAATATCGCCTACCTCCTTGTTTTTTCTAATTTTTAGAAGGTGATTGTGGCACTCCAGATGCTTTCACATGGCTCCTCTGCAGATTCAATGGATGACACTCTTCGAATGGCCGAAGGTACAACCATAAAGTCATGAAAGTATTCGACGAAGCTATGGTGAAGGTTTATGGAGAGTAGTATCTGTGAGCCCCCCATATCGTGGTCATGGTCAGGCTTCTAGCGATGCATGAAGCAAAATTCTGGCCTGGGATGTTGGGACCATTCACTGTATGCACTGGAAGTGAAATAATTGTCGTATAGCTTGGTATGGCAAATTCACCAGGCATTGCGAGGATCCAATAGTAATTTTGGAAGTTGTTGCCTCCGAAGATTTGTACTACTTTGGGTTGCCTagatctcacaatgacatcaatgtctTGCAGAGATCTCATCTATTTTCAAGGCTAGCTGCAGTCACCTCTCCACGTTGCAACTTCATGGTGAATAGCCATCATGATGAGCAAGGCTACATCTAGCAGATGAAATCTATCCATCTTCGTCTACATTTGTGAAGAAAATTTCTAAGCCTTGAGAGCAGGAAACATATGCATTTCGACAAGGTGCAAGAAGCTCGGAGTAAGACATTAAGAGGGCATTTGGAGTGTTGCAATCAAGGTTTGCAATTTCCTGGGGCATGTTCATTCTAGAAAAAGTTTGCCTTGGTAAATATCATAGCATGTTCTGTTATCCTACACAACATGATCATGGAGGAGCAGACTAAGTCATAGCTTAGTGGTGAAAAGGGGTTGATgtcttcaacccccccccccctcggttcAAGGAATCATACTTGCAATTTGGATTTGTTGCACCAATTACACTATATGGGCCTCCCATGTAGTCTTTTTGTAAAAAAAACATGATTATGGAGGATGAAAGGGAAATGTCAGGCCCCATTGAGTATGAACCTAACGGCAGACCAGACAGGCCTCGCAAGAACCTGGCCGCATTCAAGCCTTCTTGAGGTGTACCGAAAGATTGAAAACTGTGCCTCCCATAATCAGATGGAGGACGATACCATTGACCATTATTGGCAACTAAAGAAGTAAAGGCGCGGAAACGGATTAACCACACAAGTAGGAGACGTGGATTGATATGTCTTCGACGTAACTATAATTTCGTATGTTTCATGCTGTCATATTATCTTTTTTATGGAAAATTTCATATTTATTTGCACTAACCTATTGATAAATACAAGACATGCACAAATTATTGTTTATCCATATGTGTGTAGGAACTTCATGAAAATTGGATAAACTACCAAAGAAACTTCAAGGTCCGGTGAAATTCGGAGTTATTGCACATTGGATGAACTAGTACATAAATATTTGCATGTCAACCCCTGAAGATGGTGTCAAATGAAGAAAGTCAAAACCTGAAAGTTATTCTTCACGTCTCCACAAACACCAACACACTTGGAACCACCAAATTAGGAGTTCATATGCACCCTAGAGATCCAAAACAATATTTATAAAAAATTGCCACTTTTGGGAATCCAAAACTGCAGGTAAGGGATTGGCTCTAACTCCTTCCATGGATGGCGAAACAGGGAACTGTGAGTAGTCCCAATAGTGTGGTGTGCGAGACCGGGAGTACCATAGTGGATCGCACACGGggcgtttacctaggttcgggccctcattGTAGAGTAATTTCTACTCCTGGTTTGAATTTGATTGATGTGGGAGGTCGCCTCATATGAGGGGGCTACAATGAAGATGGAGATGAATCTATCAAGACTAAGATGAAGATTGTTCTCCCTCTGACTACCCATTAGGCATCGCCTCATAAAAGTGACGATGTTGGTGAACGTAGTACAAAATAACAGAATTACATACTGACAAACACGCCGAGGATCACTATAAGATGCATAGGTGTAGATCAATCTTAACCAACAAGAATGCAGCGGAGAAGTAGATGTTGGTGAAGACGTGCAGATTCACACATATAGGTTAAACCTTCCAGCCACGAGAATTTTCTCGATCTACGATTGAATGTACAATCCCTCTGTGGTATCCACGCGTACCTTGTCCACGGTTCGGCAGCACTTCGTCGTCCAGGACAAAGGTTAACCAGAGGACAAGAGGTGGAGGATAACTACACCCCCGTGTTCGTCGAGTTGTCGTGCACAACTGACTTGACAGCTGGCCACATGCATCCGGTGGAGATACTCGATCGTCACATGATGAAGCATGGCAACAACGTGGTCGTGCAGCTACACATTTGATGGTCCAAATTGTGGCCAGAAGCTACAACCTGGGAGGACTATGAGGTGCTTCGGCGACGTTTTCCAGCAGCAACCATCCGATCAAGGACTTCTTCTCAAGCAGGCGGGAGTGTCACACTTGCGTCTAATGACGCAGTGGACTGAAAGATGGCTATGGCATGATGAGCTTTGGGTCGTGCGTGTGTGGGCGTATGGAGCCATGTGTGGGTGTCAAGAGACTGAGGGTGTTTATCGAATGAACGGTCCGGTTCTCACCTACTCTCCTTCCTCCCCTAAACCTACCCAACCACCCCGCCACCGTGCGTGTCACAAAATCCTATGCGCAAAGCTTCAGAAACATGAGTAactcttgtactccctctgttccaaaataactgATGAACTAAAACCATGTCAGTTATTTCCGAATGGAGGTAATCGCAAGTTACCTATACAGTTAGCTAGACAGGGGTGGCTCAAAGCTCAGGTTTGCACACACGCCAAATCATTAAACTTGTATCCGGACTTGGCTCATACATATCCCATGGAGTATTAACAGTATGACCTGAGTTGCCCAACTTGTCAATCTTCTCGGCATTTGTGATTAATTCAGACATAGCAGTAGCATTTTGCTATTGAGTCCAGTAATTCAAATTGGTCAATGTTTGCATCACATGTTGTGCACAATATAGTATCTCAGCAATTCAGATACAAAGAAAACACACCGGTTACATCAGGCAGCAGCATAGAAGCGTGGCATGTCAACTCAGGTAAAACATTtacatctctgaacttgtcattaCAAAATATCATTGTAAGTTCAGCCTTCAGGTGGTGGACAAAAGGATCTTCAAGTCAGCATCTACACTAACATTAGTTAACTCTGTATGCGTGTATATAGCTATTTAGGCATAGCTTGGCATTGCTGCGCTATGCTACACTGGCTGAAAAAGTACCTGTAGAAAGGCAGTTGTGTCTATTTTGTAAACAAACAAAAATGGACTGTTCGACCTGATTATTCAAATGCAACTGTCTCAAATGGAGCCTTATTTTCCAGCTGAATTCCTTGGAATTTCCAAGCAGTGGGCAGTACGACCATCCCGATTCTCAAGCTCTTTCTCATCCAGTGGAGTCCGGCGACCCGATGATGTACATGTAGAGGCATCGAGCCCTGCTGCAACGCCAGCAGCATGGTGTTTCGACAGTCAACGCATAAATCCATGCCAGAAGTCCTAGGAGCTGCTGAGTCTCAATGTCTTTTCAGATGTCTACCTTGTCTTCTTGGAACGCTTTGTATACAAAATCTTTAAAGCGCCTGGAATACTGTTTTGGATCTACTGCTGAAATAGACGTTGGGTCATATTGGAAAGACTTGTATGCATGCTCAAGCTTTTTGCTGATATCATAGTCCTGAAGTATGTCTATAATCCCAAAGTACAATATAACATCGTACAACTCCCCGGTAGGTTCTCCAATAAGCTGTGGTTCGCAATCACTCTTTCGAATTGTCAATTCAGCTTTTGTTGGCATGTTCGACCCGAGCTTTATCTTGGACAACCTGTCCACCCAAAGAATGTTAATTATGCTGTGTTAGAACACACAAAGCATGAATAGGAATACAACCAAATATTTATAGCATATGTATATAGGAAAAACGGGGTTTGACTATGGCTTTTTTTAGGAAAAGATATTAGTTGTTGATAAGCACCATATATCTCCAGCAGTATTTATATATGAAGGGAGTGGACAAATGATAGGTTGCAACAAAATATGGCATCCGTGCGACTTCTAAACCTCATGGGGATTGTGGGGACATACCAACCAGACAAATTGGGGATTTGTTATAGATTAAAATAACGCTCAAGTGAACCAAAGGCTATGGCCTACAGATATTGCTGCATCCTGGATTGTCCTACAACCTGCTACCTCCCTCCTTTTACTACCTTGTTTATCTTGCCTCTTCTCCCAATCCACAGAATTAGTTGAACATAAACTCAGATCAACGTGAACACCATGGAGGCATAAACCATCTCAATATGATAAGTAGGATATGATTATATTAGCACGTGCATGCATTACAAGTATTGTGAATAAGAGCAACAATGATGGGCTTTAATTAAGTGCCTTATTTCACCTGTTTGGATCAGTATCTCCTCTAGATAGGTGAGGTGACAGGTGGGGTGATGATCCTCTGCTGCTATCACTGTCAAAGGAACCTTCAAACAATGAAGTTTGTAAGGTATACGGCAACAATGTCAAAAgttgttaaaatgttttatttttttaaaccaACCTTCAGTCATTATAACTCTTTTGTCTCTAAAATGTACGCCCACCAAAAGACTGTAATCCATAATGTTTTCCTGCTCGAGAAAATCGCAATCCTTGTCGACTTGTCTGCTTCAACAGATTTAACTTCTGGATTAGCTGGGGAGTAAAAATGTAAAATGTGATGACTTCTCACTGGTAGTAGCCTCACTCTCACTCACCTCTGGAACTCTTGGTACCAGTGTTTTTGCAATCGAAATATAAAGTTAAGATCAAGGTCTTTTAAAATAGTGTACTCGTCTATTTCTGTCTGTGGCTTGTCAGTTGTACGTCCAAGGGATGAGCCTTTCAAATCAAATCTTCTATGAATAAAGTGATCAGAACAGAACAGATTTCCCATTATAACAAAACGAACCTGGGTAATAGTAACAGCAAACAGATGATCAGGCATACATTACAAGCTTACCAAGTAGATGTAACATGAAACCAAATATCTTGTAAGTCCTGACCTTCTTTTGGTTAGCTCCGGCTAACTTGACACAATGCAGACCAAAAAACTTGGTGACTAGAGTGTTTTCGAATGACCGGACATGATTGTAGTAAGCTCGAAGCATCTTCAGAAATATCTGCACAACAAGGAAGTGTTCCGTACATTCTGTATAAAACTGTTGGTTGTCTAGGAAGTTAGAAAACATTTAGACAGAAACAACAGCCAAGCACAAACCTTTACTTCAGCTTTCTTCATCGTTTTTATCATGTACTGATCATTGCTCGTGAGATAAAAGAAGCTTCCACTCTTACCAGGGGATGATAACTCCCGGAGAGCCTGGTCGCCACAAAGGGATAACATATAATCTGCTGCATCAACCTTGAACAACTTGCGCAATGTCCTGCAATTCATTTCATGACAAATTGCATGTGAATTGTAACTAAGCATAGATGAACGTTAATTAGAAACTGGAGTGATGACCAACCGGAATACTTGCGGGCAGTAATCTTTCCATCTAAAATCGCAAGAACTGTGTGGAGGGGTGTATTTTGAGCCTTCTGGAGGGaaccttgtccatactttctcctTTGGGTCAAAAGCTGATGACTTTAGATCAAGCGTAATAGGTCCTTGCTTTCCTACTGCGTGTCTGTTCCACGGACAAGATAATAAGCACATGAAAAAATACATGTTAGAAAGACATGGCATTCTGCTATATAGTCAATGAAAAACCACAAAGGGTTGTGCCTCGTTGTGATCCATTATCCTTAGTTGACAACGAAATGTCGTATAACATGATTTTCCATCTGTGAGCTATCCAGCCCGAGGCGATTAGCATCTCAATAAAATTTTCCCAGCTTTTTTTCCGGTCGGATGCCTAGTTGACTACATGGTGCAACCACTCACGCCATTTGAATGGAATGGCAGATCATTACGAATCTTCTGTCTAAGCCATCAAATTACAATTAGCCGCCACTGATTCTCGTTTGACCAAGTACAAGGATAAGCATTGGCCGCACTTTCATATTGGTGGGTGCTCTAGGTGTGGAGCTGTGTTTTTGCACATTCTACTTTTCATTCTTAATAAATGGGCAAACCGCCTGTCTAGTTTTGAAAGAAAAGAAACACGAATATAAATTTGTTGGAGAATTGTCTGAAATCTCATGCTTTCTAACATATGCAAACAATTTTGGAAATTGATTGTTCACGGCACAAGGTGCTTTCTACATATGCAATCAATTTTTGGAAATTGATTGTTCACGGCAGAAGGAGGGGAAAATCAATCTATTTGCCATTCATCTTTCATATAACCGTGATTGTTCTCGAAAAAAGAGGACTCCCATAAACATCTGATTCTTAGACAATCGCAGTTTTCTTTGTATCAAGAACCATGAAGATCAATGTACGATCGGCCGGAAGTGCCCAATTGCTGGTAGTTTTAAAAAAAAGATCAATGTACGAGGGCAGGTAGGGGTACCTGATGCCGAGCTGGAGGTTGAGCATAAGCTCATAGTTCTTGTGACCCTTGGCGATGGTCTCGCCCTGCCGCCGCGCCGCGCGCGACCTGCCGCCGGCGTGCGGCCCcatcgccggcgacggcggcggcaggccCCTGCCCTCGCCGGCGTCCTCCACCCTCACCGTCGTGGCGCgcctcttcgtcctcttcctccccttctCCCGCCGCCGACCTGGCACcgtcgcctccgcctcctccacaatgCCGCACGTGGTGCCCCCATCCAGAGGATCCCCCCCTACCCCCTGCAATCTCGGATCTTTTCAAagttctctctctcctcccacccgGAAGTTTTGCTCGGCCTGGACGCCGAGCTCGCGCGCCCGCACGTTCGCTGCCCTACGAGCCGAGGTGTGCTCTCCTGGTCTGTCTCCGCCACGTGCCGTATCACAAGCTTGCAGCGACTGTAGGCCGTAGAAGGATGTCGGAACTACAAGACACCTAATCGCCAAACCGTAGTTTCATATTACTCGCACCCAGAGGACGGAGAGTCAACCCGTTGGCTGGACAGCTTACCCATCTGAGTTCGAGTCTCGGTTCGAACCTGTTAGTTATTTTTTCTTTTATTATCTCAAATAAAAAATGCTAGACTTATGGATGGCATTCACGGATTTTATCTACGAACTCGTTTCTTCAAGAATCATCTTCCCCTAATTTCTAATGGTGACCCTCCTCTCCCTTTAATTTTCTAATCATATTTTGACAGCTCATCCCGTAACCTGAGTCCCGTGCAAATCGTCCGTAGGTGTAGCGTTGTCCTATCTCAAATATAGCATCAAGCCGATACAAAGCATTTAGAGTATCATCCGACATTTGCATAAGTAGGATGTACACAGTCCAATACAAAAAATCTGACAAAGGAAGGGGAAAAATGACAATTCGGCAACCGTGGAGTcttatagaccgacactatgcctatgtcaaaACGGTTGGTGGACTGATCAAGAGATTATGTGGCCATTCATGTTGGGTAAAACATCCGTAGCCACCCGCTCCAATCGCGTACATACCACCTTAAATAGCGGTTGGTACTCCGCACGTTGTAGCATAGACCACATATGAAGCGAATGCGTACAACGAAAAATAACCTGCTgaggagaagcatttttgtcattaaaaaaCCAGAtcgtttctacatagccaaagcgaccatagtaaggcataTTGAatgtgcgttaagtcgactagaggggatgaataggcgacttttatgaattcttcactaagaaTTTTTATGGTGAGGatattcctaagcgaagaactacttgcagcagaataagtactcggATGCAGACTTGACATAATATaagcatggacatcatgatgaatagaaaacaaacacagagtacagaaatcgtaagcacaggataaaacagTGCGAAgataaacagactgaagaaattaaactggGAAAATTGAGAAAACCTTTAGTCAAAGCCTTCAAACATATACGAACAAGTACACAACATAGTACAGatgaaatggaagggttgaggaaatagaaccagttagctcggtgaaaacaatgatttggtagaccagttccaactgctgtgacagttgtatgtctggttggatcTGCTAGGTATTAAAAcccaaggacacacagtcccggacacatagtcctcaccgtattctccttgaactacggtcacacagacctcgtccaatcactcgtggtaagtcttcaggtgacttccaaaccttcacagactcagtcactcggcgatccataatttcctcttggatgctctagaccatgatgcctaaccgccTGAAGGATGCACAGTCCTCGAAGGTAACAAGCgccggttccacacaggaacaatctcttcaatgaagctcaatcactttgggtttttaagtgtttgggtttggggttttgggtttttcctcacttgatgattttcgctcaaagtcctcggaggatgggatgctctcaatgacaagtgtcagttcctcgcggagcagccaactagctagtggttgtagggggaggctatttatagcccagggagaagcccgacatgataagacataaatgcccttcaatgataatgatcgttaggtggataagatattttgggacaactagcATATATCACAACAACGGTCAAGAattttgaggttcaaattcctcagggctatcgtgttcctcacttgtaggcaatccgcactagcgaattcctaactcctcagtcagaacaaattcctcagagaacagaaggacttcgtctctgtcactgaagaaattgactgaactatatgagattttcaatggcttcactcgaagggattggtaggtgtaggattttgagatgagcatcacctggaaacttttccttaattttacctcgaccccctttagcagtacggtgtttcctatgactcaagaaagcgaaaatgaaactacgaaaataaatgtcttcacgcttcatggtcctcgcatgaatatcaagtcttcacggtcacaccaattatttcactttcaaagtcttcaggaagtcttcagaagtacaaagtcttcagttgatgacattcatttttaggggtcgagtttctctgtaaatatcaaactcctcatacacttatagacctatgtacactcacaaacgcattagtcccttaatccataagtcttcaatacaccaaaatcactaaggggcacaagatgcacttacaatctccccctttttggtgattgatgacgatataggttaagttttcaacggggataaacatatgaagtgtaaatactgatattgaggaatttgattgcaagatatagaagagctccccttgaagatgtgcatagtgaggaatttgcttttgaagcaatgcacatttgaagagtagaatcatggagatctccccctatatcttgtaattcatacacgcatttaacatatgatatgaagaatttgaaatgcatgatgaaatatggtgactgatgtaattcagcatgtgtgcattatcatacatgaggaaatagcatgcagaagaacatagcaaaaagtatcagaccaccatcggacttaagattacaactcaatccaacaaagtcttcaaaaagaacgagagttgtaacttagaaacaAAACACTCATATatatagacccacttgaagactaagtcaaatttctccccctttgtcatccaatgaccaaaagggatgaaaagtgaggactaacgcccctgaagaatatcatcactgagttgatggaggagcgccagcattgttgggtttggttgttgaagtagggcctgccgtagtgtcatccaaatcttcatgctcatccgtctcgcgcgatgaagaataagagctggccaccaagtgaggaactttgaccttcttgaatttcttcgaaggtggctgagaccagtcaaagtcctgcttgaagcccatgtTGTTGAGATCATCTTCACTGTAGAGATGagatagaatagcccaggtgcgatcaaatacttcatgatggtagtaatggttcttcttcactgaattctgagtgatggtcatgttctgaagaattgaaccgaACTGGCGCTTGACCAATTTATGGTTGTGATTGACCttttggtgaagactgaggagaaactcacgatcagtcaacacccttggagctgtggcttgaggattttgctttgaagcattggtggcagagtcatgagtggcagagtcatcattggtggagtaagatgcagctttgcggaactgaccatccaatgggcggatgccttcatcaataacagcaggtgccctgcccttctcatcagatgaggaaatatgTCTTTTGAAGACTTCAATGGGCGGCAAATATCTGACGTGATTCTGCaaatcagccttgtaattgattaaAGACCTTGatatgaggaatctcataatccaagaagcgtaaggcttcaactcaaaaggcgaCAATGCAACATTTTCCAGAGTCCTCAttaagaaatcatggtagttgattggaactccatggaagatattgaaaagcaaattcttcatgatgccaactgtagcgccccaagaccgatgtgtcAGGTGTCCTCCAATTATTCGCTGTTCTTGCCTTGTcattgtttgcgtgtcatgcatttcatat from Triticum aestivum cultivar Chinese Spring chromosome 4A, IWGSC CS RefSeq v2.1, whole genome shotgun sequence harbors:
- the LOC123086155 gene encoding phosphatidylinositol 4-phosphate 5-kinase 4: MGPHAGGRSRAARRQGETIAKGHKNYELMLNLQLGIRHAVGKQGPITLDLKSSAFDPKEKVWTRFPPEGSKYTPPHSSCDFRWKDYCPQVFRTLRKLFKVDAADYMLSLCGDQALRELSSPGKSGSFFYLTSNDQYMIKTMKKAEVKIFLKMLRAYYNHVRSFENTLVTKFFGLHCVKLAGANQKKVRFVIMGNLFCSDHFIHRRFDLKGSSLGRTTDKPQTEIDEYTILKDLDLNFIFRLQKHWYQEFQRQVDKDCDFLEQENIMDYSLLVGVHFRDKRVIMTEGSFDSDSSRGSSPHLSPHLSRGDTDPNRLSKIKLGSNMPTKAELTIRKSDCEPQLIGEPTGELYDVILYFGIIDILQDYDISKKLEHAYKSFQYDPTSISAVDPKQYSRRFKDFVYKAFQEDKVDI